Below is a window of Humulus lupulus chromosome 2, drHumLupu1.1, whole genome shotgun sequence DNA.
cttattattaattaaattattatttattttgtttatttttataaaaaacacGGAATTCTCGCCTCAAAACAAAAAAAGTTAagctattttttcaacatttaaATGACTATTTTGCAGCGACAATTTCAAACAAATTATTTCAGAGCCCACTCATCATCTTACCAGATCCTCCACAAAATCGTCGATGTTACCTGTTGCCATGAATGACCTTAACGTTTAATTTTATATACTTCGAATGAAGGAcaatattataaaattttcacGTTATGCTTTACATGTTTTGAAGTGTGATTAAGAAGGTAGTAAATCTAATTAAGCTTGACTGGGAAGACACTATACAAATTATTTAACTAACTTTAGGTAATAATAATACATTAATTAACTAACAATGTTAAATCCCCACTAACTAGAGTTGCCGTTTCTAGTACACACAAGAAGaagattataataatattttaatgatTATTGAAAGTAATTACACCCAACAGATATATGGTAAATGAAACTGGTGCGTTCGTTGCTAGATGGTATTAACATTAAGGGCGTGTTTAAAAGTAATTGTGTAATTACTGAGTAGTAATTATATATTTGAGTAATTACACTATATATTAAAATACAATGTGTGTTTAAATGTCAAATGGTAATTATTTATGAATTACTATTATcatgtttggaaaaataattagtaattacaaaaaaaaatcatattatgtaataaatacCATTTAAAATCGATCCCTAAaaaattgtttatttttataataagttGCAATTACTGTTTATGAGAGTATTGAAAAGTATTTATCTCGTGTAAATTGATGGCATGGGTATGCTTAGTAGTCAACGTATTTTAtcctttctttattttatgttttgttaCACTTTATTTATATTCAAGACTGAAAAATATATCTtactaaatttttatttgtacAAGGATGGAAAGAAGTTTACTACTGGCAATATATTGATAAATGTACACCGTTCTCTTCTTGCTAAATGGACAGTTTATGCGTTTTTATACCAACTCTCAATTGTCaagtttttcttcaaattttatcgaaaataaaataacaagttACACTGTGACTGGTCACAAAGAACAATGAAGCAAAGCCATGCAAAAAACATAAATGCATAATGATTTTTATGTAAACcgtaattttgaaaatataaattttagtatatatatatatatatatatatatataggtttatacatttttagattctatttttttgtctcattacttatttaaactctatgttttgacaaattattttttggactctatattttataaaatagttcaaatagacccctaaacccatttttgatcaaagttttttggaccaaaatcacaaataattcatcaaactaacaactcgaaacaaaaatatagtcattctgtctaagaactgtgttgttatactcaatttttttttcatcaaattcaggtttatgggtctatttgaaccattttacaaaacataaggtccaaaaaataatttgtcaaaatacaggatccaaatagataatgagataaaacacagggtttaaaaaagtataaaccctacatatatttatatatatatataaatgaaagaaatttttttcataaatatataaatgaaaaaatCCCAAATAATAATCGATCGATGTACTATGTTTTTAAGTGGTTAAGTTTTCATTATTAATGATGGTgactttttattaattattataaactTTTCTTAACATGCTATTTGTTTGAATTTAATATTAAAGAGTAGTTGAGTGTTATCATGTGATATAAAAGGTGTAATGTAACGAGTCTCAAGTTATCTTCAGCCAAAAAAAAAAGTCTCAATTTTTTTCATTGCAGTAGGTGATCCATATGGCATTGTTGGATTATAAAATGTTAGATATTATTTCCATTTGTCATTTAATCACAAGTTATTTGTCAATTCATAAGAAAGTAAGTTGCCAAACTATTATTTTGGAAATTGTTTGAAACCAAAAATAAAGCAACTTATTTCATTTCTCACTAATTATAATTTATGAGGATTCTCCCTTATTATCATTTTTAATTTCCTATCATGTAGTAAACTTTATTGCACTCattatttttttaagatttattcTATTACTAAATTAATCCACGATTATCACATAATATACTATTTATGTTAATTTCCCAAAGAGGAATGAGCAATTTATTTTTGTCAATGTGACCCAAATTGGCCTGCTAATTCATGATCAGCCAATAAGACAGCCCAATCCAAAGCCCACATATCAAAATTGAGCAatgagtatataaatatatatatatatatatataaaaatatatcagTCTCTCCATTTATGAACTCTATCATAATCATTAATACTCAAACCACTTGTACAATATAGtgtcaataattaattaatactaattttaaccttttttttcttttatatacaaatttttaggggaaaataataaaataaaagcagAATCTTAAAATGCACAAGCAGTTATAAAATCCTTTGTTAGCTTGAGCCAATCTAACAGCACATTGGTAATTTGTTCATAtatagaaaattacaaataaaaaaaaccaacTGAATTGCTAGCTAGAGTGAAATACTTATGCCTTTCTATTCTCATACTCTGATCACTTTGAACACTTGTTTTTTCTCTTCTGAGCAGCATAGCAGCAGCCTCATTATTAGCAGCCTCAAAGTCCATTGGAACTTCTTTCACTCCCTCCTCaaacttcatcatcatcttctagTGATGATTATCATTCATAATAATCACAGCTGAAGATTTATTCTCTGAGACATTTTCATGATATCCGAATGTATGCGGTCGCCTCCAATATCTTTGCCACTGGCTCCAGCAGCCACCCTCAAAACATCTTCAATCAAAGCAACATTTCCCATGATGTCAACATGTGCACCACTCTCCAAACCCCTGCCCTGCAGCAGGCTCGATGGCGCTTTGTGTCGGTACTCTCTTATGTAAGTAGCTATGCCGGACGGGTTGAATCTAGTCTTTCCTCGCCACCCTTTGGCACACATGAAGCCTGCACTCAAAACCGGAACACTCTCATCACCATCCACAAAGTATACTCCATTCTTTAGGCAGCTGTCTGCTTGGCCATCGGCCGAGCTATCTATTCGAAAGGGAATGCTCTTGCACTTGCTTGAAGGAGACATTTTATATACATATGATCTTTCTGTAGGGATTCCAACTCCATAAAGAGAGTAAATCTCCATATCAGGAGCATGAGGTAGCCTGTAACAGACATTTATAAGGTTTTGTGCTTCAATTGATTTCAAAATGGTTATGATAGCCAATGTAAACTTACTTGGTTTCAAGTGGATTTGACCAGTACTTGTAGTGTGTGTACTTAGGATCATCAAGATTATCAGCTATTCCATGAGAGAAGTGAGCCTCGGCCCGTTGCATCAGTTTCGGAGCCACAAAACGCAGTAAATCAAAGGCATTTTCAGCTGTGTAGGCCTTGTTTTCAGCTAATTTTCTGATGTTTTCTCTGCTTACTTCATCATATTCAGTCCAAACCTCACCACTACATGATAAATTAAGTCCAGTTGAGGATCGCATTTGGAGAAGTTCCTGCCAATAAATTTTTAGAATCATACTTAATACTAGTGCCACATTTCTGTTACAATGTAAATTAATTTTTCGAGCAAGTGACCAAATTCAACAATTCTATGTACCTTCAAATCAGGAGGAGGAAGATGAGAAGAAGGAATCTGTGATGCTGCCTTTCCAAAAGAGATTATTCTTCCATACTTAACAGGCTCTTTTATTCGAAAACCTCTACCTCCATCACTGTGATTGAAATTAGTGTCACTTGAAGAGAGTTGTTGTGTATTTCCTCTCTTATCCAAATCACAACTAAGTCCTTCCTCAGGAGACCAATCTAAATTGCCCCAAATAGTATCTCCACCTTTTGGCAATAATGAAATGGTGGAATCCCAAGTTCGAGAAACTCGCATAAGATGTTCAAGTGTTTGAAGGCCAAGAATGTCATAGTCTAAAACTCCCGGAGCCATAGCCCTGCAAGGGCCAAGAGTTCAAATTCCATTATAAACTAAAGATAATAATATGAGTTGCTCCCACAAAGTCCTTTTGCTGCTACTTATACTTTTCTGATGTATTGAAAACAATATAGCCAAAGTTCAAAATATGAGAAAAGGATTGCAAAAACAAACCTGAGAAATGCCACATCTTTACCCTCGGCCGAAAATAGGTTACTTACAGCCTTTGGAACACCAAGAAAAGCTGGACCAATATTCATGATTGCTTTGATGTGCTTGGCACACCAATCTGGACCACCACCACCTCCCATAGGTGGAGGTGATTCAACCCATTTCATGAAGTGAAGGAAATAAATGACCCCCATAGAATGAGGCACCACCACCACTTTCTTATAGCCATTGGTCACATACATGAGCTCAATTTTactcttcaatctacttagagctTGGTCCCTAATCTGCATTGTTCCCGTTTGAAAAAACACATATCAGTATTCTTTGTATTGACAATGAATATGAGAAGCAGAGTTACATACCTCTGTATTCTGAAAAGATAGTCTCCAATCATAGGCTGCCATATACATGTCCTTCCCTTCATAACCAATTTTGGCTAAATTCTCGATAAGAACTGCCCAAACAAAGTAGCCAGGAGCAAAATAGTCAGCTGCAACAAGTCCTGAAACCGCTCGGACTCGAATCCCAGGCGGGTCGAGCCCTGTTTCGTTGTGTAGTGATAGGTGTTCCAACCAACACAATGGCCTAAAAAAATTCCACAAAAGGGTTCAAAAATTCAGTCCGATTTGAAACTAACAAAAAAAGTCATTTACAAAGTGTAATTTTCAATCAAATTGTAACTCATTCAAGTCTTAGTTGACAGTACTAGTCTAGTAAAATAACCACCACTATCAAAGTCAATATCAAGTAGAATTTGTATAAAGAAAAATGTCAAACCTTTTGAAGATTTCAGTGAAACTACCACCCCAAAGCCTCTTACGAAAAAGTCCCTCAGAACAAGGCCTGCCTTCCCAAAGCTCAAGCCCACCAGTGACTATGCCAGGGACCATAACAACAGGGTGAAGTGGTGTCAAGCCCTCTCGCCTGAGCCTCTCCCCGGGCGATTCCGGTACATGAAAACCAGTTATTGTGGGTGGTAAACTGTGGTAGAGAAACAACAGAAGCCACCAAGTGGTACACAAATACCCAATAAACCAGCAACAACTATCTACACACCTCCATTCCTTTGGTTGCTTCTTGCtcctcttcttcttattctcctTATCTTCATCTTTTAAAACGACACCGTTCTCATCTTTCTCTTCATTCTTTTGGGTCGTCGTAGTACAATGAAACCCTACTACTGGCTCCACAAAGCAAAGCTTCCTAAACCGAAGAACGGAACCCATGGCCCAAAAGCTTTGAACTTTACACATATAGAGAAGAACAAGAGCAACCCATCAAGACAAAATACGAGACTAAGAGGCTAAGCTAGGCGTTACGAAGAGCAAGACCACGtggtaaagaagaagaagaagaatataggAACAGTAAAAAGATATGTAATGGTGTAAGGAATCATCACAACCCAGGAAAAAGGCAGAGAAGAATCGAGAGAAGGAGCAGCCGATTGAGGCTGGGCTAGCCTAGCTTCTTCTGCTGAAAGTGGGTGTTGTGGTGGGAGCAAATAAGACTAGTAAATTCAACAGCACTGACTCTCTCTCACACCTAAGCTATGCCTTGGTTTTGTGCAACGACACTTGTCTAGGCATTTACATGCAAAGTTTCCTTTTTTATAAGCTGGGTGTGTGTGTCACCGTTTCGTTTTGGTGCAGAGAGTGAGACAGTGTGGCTCTGGTTTTTCCAAAATGTTATGGCTTTGATTTGGAGTGGAGTGGTTCTTTGATCTTCACGTGGATCAATCGTAAAAACCTTTACATTGATTAAACCTCTGTTTTAGTCCCGGTAAAACAGGGTAACAatttgtctatatatatataaatagagtaTTTACCTTAACTTGTTCGACATTACATATGATCACGATTTGTGTAATTTATTATTGAGATCTCATATTCAAATTAGAAACATTTGAGATTTAATATTTTCCCGAATAATATTTTAgataaattattttacaaaataatatttaaaaaattatttgccGAAAACGATTTTAAGAAGGGTTTATTCCATTTTAAGACTTTGTGTTTTGGCCATTATTTGTCttgattttgtgttttgacaaattattttgtgtattctatgttttgtaaaattattcaaatagacttataaatctgattttgatgaataaaaatttgaatataacaacacagttcttaggcagaatgattatatttttgttctgagttgttagtttgatgaattatttgtgattttagttcaaaaaactttgatcaaaatcgagtttagaggtctatttgaattattttagaaaacacagaatccaaaaagtaatttgtcaaaatacaataTCAAAACAAATAATAAGTCAAAATACAAAGTCTAAAAGTACATAGACCCTTTTAAGAAATAGTATTAGTAAAAGGTGGGAACAGAGATGGAAAGAGAATCCAAATGTGGCATTTTGGGTATATGAACACATGGAATCAAAAGGAGTAACTAgtgaaattaaattttttataatgttactttattaaataatatattttcttttatttttattgttattctgtaaaacaaaaaaaatatttaattttggcCAAATAGCCTTTCAGATGGTGTTTAGAAATTAGAATTTTCAGCACTTTGTCGAGTATGTCACGaaaattattttgtaaaacattataaataaattaaagcttccaaacctcattttaagtcccaattgaacccaaaaaccatctacatatgtcctaggcatcataacccaagtaaccatAGACAAAACTCCAATCAAATTCTCAACATTCCAACTCCaaaacccaactgaaactcaaatgaaaacagagcaagaactaagATTTTAATAgccagaaactcacctcaatctcagcttaccaccctcttcaatggtagagcataacccaaaaccctcaaggcttggttctcTAGCTTGATTCCCCAAATTAAGCTCAAAAATTCAAGGAGAAAAGGTGGAGAAATGGTGCACGGGAAAAGAGGAACATTTGCTCTATTTTGGTTACTTCCACAGCCATCTAATGGctaatatatatcctttagggtgaaaagactaaaatactcttaggtcatttcaaatcctcttaaggccaccaagggcaaaaccatcatttcccgcctatttcgttaatcataattaacatcatccaattcctgttattctcaatattcttaaATGTTAATAACTCAtattccattaccctttaattcccagcaatgttgtaatcaccaaattactctgagactcacctcgagccccgaaactaactcTGTTATGACCAAATTGaaaacttgcatttcatgatcgtctcatgccgaatgtgtaacgccctggatagccaagaccgttacactgtgtatttataaaggtgcagggcttgctaatcaagttaactagttaaaaacgtgtttgctaaagtcattagtgcgctagggttaaaaggttttggtttcaaaagatacttttttatataattaaacattttatacatgggatcccaaaagagacaACATCAAAAaatctgtttacaaaatttccagtgtataacaaccactagccattctaaaggaaaaacagatgtttatggttctcttgtccctgtctcccctcaactgtggcggctgagcagctattcatgtacattatgctcccagagctctccgaatcaaggctggtcaagcttgcccttgcctttacctacaccacgaagcacccgtgagccaaggcccagcaagaaagcgtaATATCATAACACAGGTACTGATAATAATCGTAAACTCTTTAAGCATGTCTAAACATTTAGCAATCTCTAATAAACATGTAACTCATTGACATAACACATGAACTCACAAGCTAACACTTAgccattcagcatatcatattcaataatcaaccacaacaaccagattacacaataaatagggtcgacacccttaggtcgcaccctctgtttaccccactgactccggcccgcttaaaccgagctcagtgcataataacctgtcctcagctaccagtgggcGAGTCGCGCCCTGAGAGCTAATGtaaactccgacactcttaggtcgtttgtctACTATTTATATGGTATAATACCATCATCTATAGAGCATACAAACagaggaacccttagtcccattatgaatccacaatcaggtgcagctttcttacctttaatttccaaacgcTTCGATTACGAGAAATTCCCTTTGAGCACGATCTGTCTCCCGAGCCCAAGcctttacctagtcacaaccaagataagggattcaattaatattcgaataaaggtttctgggtgaagttctagcttccgggacatcgaattccaccaagcacggtggtggaatcgatcccgagaacCCTAGGTTAGATTTCCGCGCTTAAAAccttcaaataaccaaaaattccATTAAGGGTTGCGCCGTGGCCCGCCCcttaaaacagaggctaggcctctctgaccacagacacgcaccacggccctgccctgtggtgcCGCGGTGCTTCcctactgcagagcctccttggctcttctttgcttcgcagagccgcgacactctagaacagagccgcggcccagcccctcgtgcccagaaaatccacaatttttaacatcccaaccttgctcaaaaccactccaaaccatcctaattccaaagcccattgatcacaaaacttctaacatgattctagcaacataatccagcaaaaacctagcttagaaactcattaaaatcccattttaatttttgaaacccAGAAGcttaaaaacataaaaaccagccatgaaacaCCATAATTCAACCATTagatcataaattcgagcttacctccactgcagaaccacttctctaagcaaattctgagctaactcccaagcttcctaccttaattcaaccttgaaattaagaacctaagaactcttagaTTCCAGCCCAAAAACCTCATATTCAACTGATAAAAAatgaaattcagtgcttaccttagcttctagtttgattccctagcttccactgaattcccagccaaATCCCATTAGTTTTTAGtgatttccttgagagagaaggagagtgtttaacgcccaaaatgtgctacactaagcggtagttgtagtaagatcgggcggtcgatccacaaggaggtaacctaaaatcaaaaggt
It encodes the following:
- the LOC133816911 gene encoding putative phospholipid:diacylglycerol acyltransferase 2, whose protein sequence is MCKVQSFWAMGSVLRFRKLCFVEPVVGFHCTTTTQKNEEKDENGVVLKDEDKENKKKRSKKQPKEWRCVDSCCWFIGYLCTTWWLLLFLYHSLPPTITGFHVPESPGERLRREGLTPLHPVVMVPGIVTGGLELWEGRPCSEGLFRKRLWGGSFTEIFKRPLCWLEHLSLHNETGLDPPGIRVRAVSGLVAADYFAPGYFVWAVLIENLAKIGYEGKDMYMAAYDWRLSFQNTEIRDQALSRLKSKIELMYVTNGYKKVVVVPHSMGVIYFLHFMKWVESPPPMGGGGGPDWCAKHIKAIMNIGPAFLGVPKAVSNLFSAEGKDVAFLRAMAPGVLDYDILGLQTLEHLMRVSRTWDSTISLLPKGGDTIWGNLDWSPEEGLSCDLDKRGNTQQLSSSDTNFNHSDGGRGFRIKEPVKYGRIISFGKAASQIPSSHLPPPDLKELLQMRSSTGLNLSCSGEVWTEYDEVSRENIRKLAENKAYTAENAFDLLRFVAPKLMQRAEAHFSHGIADNLDDPKYTHYKYWSNPLETKLPHAPDMEIYSLYGVGIPTERSYVYKMSPSSKCKSIPFRIDSSADGQADSCLKNGVYFVDGDESVPVLSAGFMCAKGWRGKTRFNPSGIATYIREYRHKAPSSLLQGRGLESGAHVDIMGNVALIEDVLRVAAGASGKDIGGDRIHSDIMKMSQRINLQL